Proteins from one Chlorogloeopsis sp. ULAP01 genomic window:
- a CDS encoding S-layer homology domain-containing protein gives MRYKNYMNSVIFSKVSSIASCVAIVSQMAPALATSAVPDAIELKLTNSTEQLLADQSVSDYAGNNAPEIVKTAVLKDITHRTNLRTSTLRIVKAEKITWPNGCLGLKGNGICSKALVPGWQVVVASNRQMWVYRTDEAGTLAMLDEESSQVASAMIARVQSLTQQNSSRTTMQRRTATLHQRSTQTSAVGVANRQGSTQISAATVAVKSTKPGFTLAILQPSGNFSEVISRISVKTKRGKGYAKERFLGDYKYKMKHKAKFVKGLKAGDRVVVRLYDLQNRFLGYSEFECLSANTMVNLILSANPTEYKVIRTVYGLDTDFDSRIDAGATTYDYFTQVNGQRVSFLSSSREVQANQFQVQGLSAITANSVYPTSFTQSEFALVRQSMSVTNSNLAEALQATPGSLVQVTEINDHGSSTYDISQLMMAYREVGVARSIKVKFSDVYSDHWAKDFIAELAALEMIEGFPDGSFRPDEQLTRAQFAAMISQAFDRVKVRSAMSFKDVSTAFWAYNAIREAYQMGFLRTYGNQFNPNEALSRLEVLLGFAQGLNYSVSGSTETILAAYSDAAMIRSDVRSAIAALTERGIVVNYPNVQTLNTEKVATRAEVCALLYKALVSTGEVMDISSRYTVEGKDVESKKIDDDDDDDDDDDDDDTKIRKRNCNQGIGNGAEGCDPGKSRPHGGSNDEGGRTPGRK, from the coding sequence ATGAGATACAAAAATTACATGAACTCGGTGATTTTCAGTAAAGTAAGTTCTATTGCTAGTTGTGTAGCTATTGTTTCGCAAATGGCACCTGCATTAGCTACATCAGCAGTTCCTGACGCTATCGAGCTAAAACTGACTAATTCCACAGAGCAACTTTTAGCCGATCAGTCTGTTAGTGACTATGCAGGAAACAACGCGCCAGAAATTGTCAAAACTGCTGTTCTAAAAGATATTACCCACCGCACAAACTTAAGAACCTCCACTTTACGGATTGTAAAAGCAGAAAAGATAACTTGGCCTAATGGTTGTTTGGGTTTGAAAGGAAATGGGATTTGTTCTAAGGCTTTAGTACCTGGTTGGCAAGTTGTCGTAGCTAGCAATAGGCAGATGTGGGTGTATCGCACAGACGAAGCTGGAACATTAGCCATGCTGGATGAAGAGTCATCGCAAGTAGCTAGCGCCATGATAGCGAGAGTACAATCTTTAACTCAGCAAAACAGCAGTCGTACTACAATGCAGCGCCGTACCGCAACCCTACACCAACGTAGCACCCAAACAAGTGCTGTGGGTGTTGCAAACAGACAAGGCAGCACTCAAATCAGTGCGGCTACTGTTGCAGTTAAAAGTACAAAACCAGGTTTCACTCTCGCAATCTTGCAACCCTCCGGTAACTTCTCGGAAGTTATTAGCCGTATTTCTGTTAAAACCAAACGTGGTAAAGGCTATGCCAAAGAGCGGTTTTTGGGCGACTATAAGTACAAGATGAAGCACAAAGCGAAATTTGTGAAGGGGTTAAAAGCAGGCGATCGTGTTGTTGTGCGCTTGTACGATTTGCAAAATCGCTTTCTTGGTTACAGCGAATTTGAGTGCTTGTCGGCAAACACAATGGTTAATTTAATTTTGTCGGCGAACCCCACAGAGTATAAAGTCATTCGCACCGTTTATGGTCTTGATACTGACTTCGATAGCAGAATTGATGCAGGTGCTACTACCTATGACTACTTTACCCAAGTTAATGGTCAGCGTGTTAGTTTTCTTAGTAGTTCTAGAGAAGTTCAAGCTAATCAGTTCCAAGTTCAAGGCTTGTCAGCAATAACTGCAAATAGTGTTTATCCTACCTCCTTTACTCAAAGTGAGTTTGCCTTAGTTCGTCAATCTATGAGCGTTACAAATTCCAATCTTGCAGAGGCTTTGCAAGCTACTCCTGGCAGTTTGGTACAAGTGACTGAAATTAATGATCACGGTAGTTCTACTTACGATATCAGTCAATTAATGATGGCTTATCGAGAGGTAGGTGTAGCCCGTAGTATCAAGGTGAAGTTTTCTGATGTTTATTCAGATCACTGGGCAAAAGATTTTATTGCTGAATTGGCTGCATTGGAAATGATCGAAGGTTTTCCAGATGGAAGTTTTCGCCCTGATGAGCAACTAACTCGCGCCCAATTTGCAGCAATGATTAGTCAAGCTTTTGACAGGGTAAAAGTTCGTAGTGCAATGTCATTCAAGGATGTCTCAACAGCTTTTTGGGCTTATAATGCGATTCGGGAAGCTTATCAAATGGGCTTTTTAAGAACTTATGGTAATCAGTTCAATCCTAATGAAGCCCTATCTCGCTTGGAAGTGTTGTTAGGCTTTGCTCAAGGGCTAAATTACAGTGTGAGTGGTTCTACGGAGACAATTTTAGCTGCTTACAGTGATGCTGCCATGATTCGCAGCGATGTCCGCAGTGCGATCGCCGCACTCACAGAAAGAGGTATTGTTGTAAATTATCCTAATGTTCAGACTCTCAATACCGAGAAAGTAGCAACCAGAGCGGAAGTCTGTGCTTTGTTATATAAAGCATTAGTTAGCACGGGCGAAGTTATGGATATATCCTCTCGGTATACTGTGGAAGGTAAAGACGTCGAATCTAAGAAGATTGATGACGACGACGATGACGACGATGACGACGATGATGACGATACCAAGATCAGGAAACGTAATTGTAACCAAGGAATTGGTAACGGCGCTGAAGGGTGCGATCCTGGTAAATCTCGTCCGCATGGTGGTAGTAATGATGAAGGTGGACGTACACCAGGACGTAAGTAG
- a CDS encoding mechanosensitive ion channel family protein codes for MMELIVPVVFIIAGVIAGIIGEKIIFSKLRKFVSRSRLPGSEIIFSSLHRMTFIWLILAGCFAATLSYPLNANISEAIKQVITIIFLYSVVLVFAKLTAGFVNLFLQRTEGVSASLFSNITKIAVLIFGILVILQTVGIQITPLITTLGIGGLAVGLALQDTLANLFSGVYLIISKQVKTGDYVKLDGGYEGYITDITWRNTTIRELSNNVIIVPNSKLGTSIFTNYHLPVKEITLTLNVGVSYDSDLDKVERVTLEVAKEVMQEIAPGLMKNEPYMRFHTFGDFSINYTLYMRVNEFFEQRLAKHLLVKKLHKRYQQERIEIPFPIRDVYVQNNGNKVINQD; via the coding sequence ATGATGGAATTAATCGTGCCAGTTGTGTTTATCATAGCTGGTGTAATTGCTGGAATTATTGGCGAAAAAATAATTTTCAGTAAGCTCAGAAAATTTGTGAGCAGGAGTAGGCTTCCAGGAAGTGAAATCATCTTTAGCTCTCTGCATCGAATGACATTTATTTGGTTAATATTGGCTGGTTGTTTTGCAGCAACTCTCAGTTATCCTCTCAATGCCAATATTTCAGAAGCAATTAAACAAGTTATTACTATAATTTTTCTATATTCAGTCGTTTTAGTATTTGCCAAATTAACTGCTGGTTTTGTTAATTTATTTTTGCAAAGAACAGAAGGAGTGTCAGCATCATTATTTTCTAATATTACAAAGATAGCGGTTTTAATTTTTGGGATTCTAGTTATTTTACAAACAGTAGGAATTCAAATTACACCATTGATTACAACTCTAGGCATTGGTGGACTTGCTGTTGGTTTAGCCCTTCAAGACACATTAGCTAATTTATTTTCAGGTGTATACTTAATTATCTCTAAACAAGTAAAAACTGGAGATTACGTTAAATTAGATGGTGGATATGAAGGATATATTACAGATATTACCTGGCGAAATACAACTATAAGAGAACTTTCAAATAACGTAATTATTGTACCGAACTCTAAATTGGGAACTTCTATTTTCACTAACTATCATTTACCAGTTAAAGAAATTACCTTAACGCTAAATGTTGGTGTTAGTTATGATAGTGATTTAGATAAAGTTGAAAGAGTTACTTTAGAAGTAGCAAAGGAAGTAATGCAAGAAATTGCACCAGGTTTAATGAAAAATGAACCTTATATGAGATTTCATACTTTTGGTGACTTTAGTATAAATTACACTCTTTATATGCGTGTTAATGAATTCTTTGAACAGCGCCTTGCCAAGCATCTCTTAGTTAAGAAATTACATAAACGCTATCAGCAAGAAAGAATCGAAATTCCTTTTCCGATTAGAGATGTTTATGTTCAAAATAATGGAAATAAAGTTATCAATCAGGATTAA
- a CDS encoding histone deacetylase, whose protein sequence is MDLPLVYHPDYIAPLPKGHRFPMPKFRQLYELLLKDGVASPHQFRIPLCPEQELIELIHTPEYVQAYCDGTLTPKAQRRIGLPWSPLLVNRTCVAVGGTILTAQLALSHGLACNTAGGTHHAFPSYGSGFCIFNDLAIASRVLQKFGLVRKVLIVDLDVHQGDGTAFIFQGDDSVFTFSMHCEVNFPGTKQKSDLDVPLPVGMEDDAYLQTLADYLSDLLSDVKPDLVFYDAGVDPHIGDRLGKLALTDTGIYRREMQVLSTCVAAVIPVACVIGGGYAEDLNALVYRHSLLHRAASEVYQQFRL, encoded by the coding sequence ATGGACTTACCACTGGTTTATCATCCAGATTACATTGCTCCTTTGCCAAAAGGACATCGTTTTCCCATGCCCAAATTCCGGCAACTCTATGAACTACTGTTAAAAGATGGAGTGGCTTCTCCTCACCAATTTCGCATTCCTCTATGCCCAGAACAAGAGCTAATCGAATTAATTCACACGCCAGAGTATGTTCAAGCTTACTGTGACGGAACCTTAACTCCAAAAGCACAACGCAGGATTGGTTTGCCTTGGAGTCCGCTATTAGTGAATCGTACCTGTGTGGCAGTAGGTGGTACAATCCTGACAGCCCAACTCGCACTTAGTCATGGTTTAGCTTGCAATACTGCTGGTGGTACGCATCACGCTTTTCCTAGTTATGGCTCTGGTTTTTGTATTTTCAACGATTTAGCTATTGCCTCCCGTGTCTTGCAAAAATTTGGGTTAGTCCGAAAAGTTCTCATCGTAGACTTGGATGTTCATCAAGGGGATGGCACCGCTTTTATTTTTCAAGGTGACGATAGCGTTTTCACCTTTTCAATGCACTGTGAAGTAAACTTTCCTGGTACTAAGCAAAAAAGCGATTTAGATGTTCCTCTCCCGGTGGGAATGGAAGATGATGCCTATTTACAAACTTTGGCAGATTACTTGTCAGATTTATTGTCGGATGTCAAACCAGATTTAGTTTTCTATGATGCGGGTGTCGATCCCCATATTGGCGATCGCCTCGGCAAATTAGCCCTCACAGATACTGGCATTTATCGTCGGGAAATGCAGGTTTTGAGTACCTGTGTCGCGGCTGTTATTCCCGTTGCCTGCGTGATCGGTGGTGGTTATGCTGAGGATCTCAATGCACTAGTCTATCGCCACTCCCTCCTACATAGAGCTGCGAGTGAAGTTTATCAACAATTTCGATTGTGA
- the gshA gene encoding glutamate--cysteine ligase — protein sequence MLLKGFEIEMYTGTPNGDIVGLSDKITASLDGYVREPDSRNVEYTTAPISNYEQLLCALVRPRLKLREYLKQLGNYTLIPGSTLSLGGSDRFFRSDPTNPYHDYIENTYGTKVVTASIHINIGISDPELLMRACRLIRVEAPLFLALSASSPFLDSKATGYHSTRWRVFPHTPTYVPLFESHAHHIEWVEQQLVAGTMQNVRHLWTSVRPNGDRRPYDLNRLELRICDLVTDPIALLAITALLEARLLQLLENPQLDPLTQSSFSNEELISLTTANEIAAATSSLDAQLLHWQDGRTILARDWIDELYQEVWMLAKQQGFSCFLSPLQKILREGNEAQQWLQLHKVGFSVRNTIIQAISATQEREMELADKLCSSLVA from the coding sequence GTGCTATTGAAAGGCTTTGAGATCGAGATGTACACAGGCACACCTAATGGTGATATAGTCGGTCTCTCCGACAAGATTACCGCCTCTTTAGATGGGTATGTGCGGGAACCAGATAGCCGAAATGTAGAATACACAACCGCACCAATCAGCAATTATGAACAGTTATTGTGTGCCTTAGTGCGTCCTCGCCTCAAATTGCGAGAATATCTGAAACAGTTAGGCAACTATACTTTAATTCCAGGTAGTACTCTATCTTTGGGTGGTAGCGATCGCTTTTTTCGCTCCGATCCCACAAATCCCTATCACGACTATATAGAGAATACTTACGGCACTAAAGTAGTCACTGCCAGCATTCACATCAATATTGGTATTAGCGATCCTGAGTTGTTAATGCGGGCTTGTCGGTTAATTCGGGTGGAAGCACCATTATTCCTTGCCCTTAGTGCCTCTTCTCCTTTCTTAGATAGCAAAGCTACTGGCTACCATTCCACTCGTTGGCGTGTCTTTCCCCATACTCCTACCTATGTTCCGTTATTTGAAAGCCATGCCCACCATATTGAATGGGTAGAACAGCAACTCGTAGCAGGAACAATGCAAAATGTTCGTCATTTATGGACATCTGTACGACCAAATGGCGATCGCCGCCCCTATGATTTAAATCGACTCGAATTGCGAATTTGTGATTTAGTCACAGATCCAATTGCGTTATTGGCAATTACCGCTTTACTAGAAGCGCGCCTGTTACAGCTCTTAGAAAATCCTCAACTCGATCCGTTGACCCAAAGCAGTTTCTCGAATGAGGAACTCATCTCTCTTACCACTGCTAACGAAATTGCAGCAGCAACTTCAAGCCTTGATGCTCAATTGTTACATTGGCAAGACGGAAGAACCATCCTTGCTAGAGATTGGATTGACGAACTTTATCAGGAAGTGTGGATGCTAGCCAAGCAACAAGGTTTTAGTTGTTTTCTATCACCTTTGCAAAAAATTCTCCGCGAAGGTAATGAAGCCCAGCAGTGGCTGCAACTACACAAAGTTGGTTTTAGTGTTCGTAACACGATTATCCAGGCTATTAGTGCTACTCAAGAGCGTGAAATGGAGCTAGCAGATAAATTGTGTTCTAGTTTGGTGGCATAA
- a CDS encoding tRNA (cytidine(34)-2'-O)-methyltransferase — protein sequence MPQVVLVNPQIPPNTGNIARTCAATGTELHLVGPLGFEISDRYLKRAGLDYWPYVKLHYHESVEAFKIVHQKLGGRWLGFSVKGSFDYTSFEFQANDWLLFGSETTGLPPSVLSACDATLYIPMSQPKVRSLNLSVSVAVGLFEARRQLGNFQKLQ from the coding sequence ATGCCTCAGGTAGTTCTAGTTAATCCACAAATCCCTCCAAATACAGGTAACATTGCTCGTACTTGCGCTGCAACTGGTACAGAATTACATTTAGTTGGGCCTTTAGGATTTGAAATTAGTGATCGCTATCTTAAAAGAGCTGGCTTAGATTACTGGCCTTATGTCAAGCTCCATTATCACGAATCTGTTGAAGCCTTTAAAATCGTACACCAGAAACTTGGAGGAAGATGGCTAGGATTTAGTGTGAAGGGAAGCTTTGACTATACCAGCTTTGAGTTTCAAGCAAACGACTGGTTATTATTCGGCAGTGAAACTACAGGTTTACCACCAAGCGTTCTGTCTGCTTGTGATGCTACTCTCTACATTCCCATGAGCCAACCTAAGGTACGCAGCTTAAATCTTTCAGTTAGCGTAGCAGTAGGCTTGTTTGAAGCACGACGTCAGTTGGGCAATTTCCAAAAACTTCAATAA
- a CDS encoding peptidoglycan DD-metalloendopeptidase family protein, whose product MKRALKKKEKAVLENAQSEDVPVEHQNVVNPRNYHRVPTKAAMIGLAISMGATSLLVTRQSDRALAAEPVGNQNTASTIPTIADAEVKLAAANRWESKTGSLAGKAVENPVFVEPQAASQVPGFGAQWQPVQVNAPSAVKQGASLESANAQKVKKQLQTVEKLSRAYGVDSNQTTFAAFQPQSSTTTDAVKSEVDAQLKAQQEFALYRLQEKSNRLRASLTQLRSGQTQGFSPIAANTLPSASVPENASQANTSSTFRPQSQTDSSKANLISKLKRATATNLSTSATVPTAVLPTPTTPVLEPTVASPTSATPGLEPTPASPTLVALSTTAKYKVKRGDTLAAIARIYGTSISELVKANNLTDPNQLLVDQKLIIPKVPAKNTSTQTAATPYSPAFNWNSASKVVNTNTNSVIANKNIPMIGVWQQTSSQISNTEPTPTNFAAPVAINTSNTNGIGGDTPLPKVTNQTRLARQEDSATTTNTKSNQRLRSLQAEIEKLRAKYRSQQSGNSTVTQNTTDTTALQSSQSKPSESLSVPIPVATPNTVAAPLIQRSVSIPVPQVRASNNPEPIKPSFRATQPTNEPINPEFQSNRGTKVATPSVDVDASRSLGVRRGTKVSPELPPLASVDIYLPKPIEEISPTSTGFIWPTKGVLTSGYGWRWGRMHKGIDIANGTGTQIVAAAAGVVEKAGWNPGGYGNLVDIRHGDGTLTRYAHNSKVLVRAGQQVQQGQPISLMGSTGFSTGPHLHFEVHSSGKGAVNPIAYLPQERL is encoded by the coding sequence TTGAAACGAGCATTAAAGAAAAAAGAGAAGGCTGTGCTAGAAAACGCCCAAAGTGAGGATGTACCGGTGGAACACCAGAACGTAGTTAATCCACGCAATTATCACCGGGTACCGACAAAAGCCGCCATGATTGGACTGGCAATCTCAATGGGAGCAACCAGCCTTTTGGTGACTCGACAAAGCGATCGAGCCCTTGCAGCAGAACCTGTAGGCAACCAAAATACAGCCTCAACGATTCCTACTATTGCGGATGCAGAGGTGAAACTTGCTGCCGCAAATCGCTGGGAGTCTAAAACTGGTTCTTTGGCAGGCAAAGCAGTTGAAAATCCTGTCTTCGTTGAGCCACAAGCAGCTTCACAAGTACCTGGATTTGGTGCGCAATGGCAACCTGTACAAGTTAATGCACCATCAGCAGTAAAACAAGGTGCCTCTTTAGAAAGCGCGAATGCACAGAAAGTCAAAAAACAACTTCAAACAGTAGAGAAATTATCTAGGGCTTACGGTGTTGATAGTAATCAAACTACCTTTGCTGCTTTTCAACCACAAAGCTCAACTACAACAGATGCGGTAAAGAGTGAAGTAGATGCCCAACTAAAGGCACAACAAGAGTTTGCACTCTACCGTTTACAAGAAAAATCGAATCGATTAAGAGCAAGTCTGACACAATTGCGCTCCGGGCAGACTCAAGGATTCTCACCGATTGCTGCAAACACACTCCCATCAGCAAGTGTGCCAGAAAACGCGTCACAAGCAAATACAAGCAGCACTTTTAGACCACAATCACAAACAGATTCTAGTAAAGCTAACCTGATATCCAAATTAAAGCGGGCAACTGCAACAAATCTATCTACTTCAGCAACAGTACCAACAGCAGTTCTACCCACACCGACAACACCAGTTTTAGAACCAACAGTAGCTTCACCGACATCTGCAACGCCAGGTTTAGAGCCAACACCAGCTTCACCGACACTTGTAGCGCTATCCACTACGGCAAAATATAAAGTTAAACGTGGAGATACGTTGGCAGCGATCGCCAGAATATACGGCACTTCAATCTCAGAACTAGTTAAAGCCAATAATCTTACAGATCCCAACCAACTGCTGGTTGATCAAAAGCTGATTATTCCTAAAGTTCCAGCAAAAAATACTTCAACTCAAACAGCAGCAACGCCCTATTCACCAGCTTTTAATTGGAATAGCGCTTCCAAGGTTGTCAATACAAATACGAATTCAGTTATTGCTAACAAAAATATTCCTATGATTGGAGTTTGGCAACAAACGAGTAGCCAAATTTCAAATACAGAGCCGACTCCAACAAATTTTGCAGCCCCAGTTGCCATTAATACAAGTAATACCAATGGTATAGGTGGTGATACTCCTCTACCGAAAGTTACAAACCAGACACGGTTAGCCAGACAAGAGGATAGCGCCACAACCACAAATACTAAGAGCAATCAGCGTTTGCGCAGCCTACAAGCAGAAATTGAAAAACTGCGAGCCAAGTACCGTTCTCAGCAATCTGGTAATTCAACAGTTACACAAAATACCACCGATACTACTGCTTTACAAAGCTCTCAATCCAAACCCAGTGAGAGTTTATCAGTACCAATTCCAGTTGCTACACCAAACACTGTAGCTGCTCCTTTGATTCAAAGATCAGTATCAATTCCCGTTCCTCAGGTTAGGGCATCTAATAATCCAGAGCCAATTAAGCCTTCCTTCCGTGCTACTCAACCGACTAATGAACCAATTAATCCTGAGTTCCAGTCTAACCGAGGTACTAAGGTAGCAACACCGTCTGTAGATGTAGATGCCTCTCGCTCTCTTGGCGTAAGACGAGGAACCAAAGTTTCTCCAGAATTACCACCTTTAGCCTCGGTTGATATATACCTGCCTAAACCAATTGAGGAAATTTCACCGACATCCACAGGTTTTATTTGGCCAACAAAAGGTGTTCTTACCTCCGGTTATGGTTGGCGTTGGGGACGGATGCATAAAGGAATTGACATAGCTAACGGAACTGGTACACAAATTGTTGCAGCAGCAGCTGGTGTAGTTGAGAAAGCAGGATGGAATCCCGGTGGCTACGGCAATCTTGTAGATATCCGTCATGGCGATGGAACCTTAACACGCTATGCTCACAATAGCAAGGTTTTGGTACGGGCTGGTCAACAAGTGCAGCAAGGACAACCCATTTCCTTAATGGGCAGCACTGGCTTTAGCACTGGTCCTCATTTACATTTTGAAGTTCATTCATCAGGTAAGGGAGCTGTTAATCCGATTGCTTACTTACCGCAAGAGCGGCTCTAG
- the cobS gene encoding adenosylcobinamide-GDP ribazoletransferase, whose amino-acid sequence MTNKCQWWKQLVLDLGASITFYTTIPLPSIDAFNFQGVARLAPVVGAIVGVILGLFDALMQYVGMATLTRSALLVCAWIAMTGGLHLDGAMDTADGLAVGDPKRRLEVMADSATGAFGAMVAIALVLLKTAALADLQENRWLVLSAAMGWGRWGQVLAIVRYPYLKPTGKGAFHKQAIRSYRDWLPTLLFLVGLSIWPIFMERSKLLESFVMVIAGSAIALCVGAWFNHKLGGHTGDTYGAVVEWTEALLLCVLTTVF is encoded by the coding sequence ATGACAAATAAATGTCAGTGGTGGAAACAACTAGTGTTAGATTTAGGAGCATCTATCACTTTTTATACGACTATTCCACTGCCATCTATAGATGCTTTCAACTTCCAAGGTGTGGCGCGACTTGCACCAGTAGTAGGGGCGATAGTTGGAGTGATTTTAGGGCTATTTGATGCTCTGATGCAATATGTGGGCATGGCAACACTGACTCGCAGTGCTCTATTAGTTTGTGCTTGGATTGCCATGACTGGAGGATTGCATTTGGATGGAGCAATGGATACTGCTGATGGTTTGGCAGTGGGCGATCCGAAGCGAAGATTAGAGGTAATGGCAGATAGTGCCACAGGTGCTTTTGGGGCAATGGTAGCGATCGCGTTAGTACTACTCAAAACGGCAGCATTGGCTGATTTACAGGAAAACCGTTGGTTGGTTTTGAGTGCGGCAATGGGTTGGGGGCGTTGGGGGCAAGTACTGGCGATTGTTCGCTACCCTTACTTGAAACCGACTGGCAAGGGGGCATTTCACAAACAAGCTATTCGTTCTTATCGAGATTGGTTGCCAACACTATTATTTTTGGTAGGCTTGAGTATTTGGCCAATTTTTATGGAGCGAAGTAAATTACTTGAAAGTTTTGTCATGGTAATTGCAGGAAGTGCGATCGCCCTCTGCGTTGGTGCTTGGTTCAATCATAAACTAGGTGGGCATACAGGCGATACATACGGCGCGGTTGTAGAATGGACTGAAGCTTTGTTATTGTGTGTATTGACCACTGTTTTTTAA
- a CDS encoding PPC domain-containing protein, with translation MLSKTFAVGLKQTIFIPTSLLVIGMSSTAVFAQLNKLYNPIPLPSTYEVADTLSDKDIPTGQGGFARDYMVKLNKGDNLAIDLSSDNFDSIVTLLGPDGTTVAENDDGPDGSSNSLLFTRITQAGMYIVRVRSFGETGVGAFKLKVTRLQPIK, from the coding sequence ATGTTAAGTAAAACTTTTGCGGTGGGTTTGAAACAAACTATTTTCATTCCTACCTCTTTGCTGGTAATTGGCATGAGTTCAACAGCAGTTTTTGCCCAACTTAATAAGCTGTACAATCCAATTCCTTTGCCCAGCACTTATGAAGTTGCCGATACGCTATCAGATAAAGATATACCTACAGGTCAGGGTGGATTTGCCCGTGATTATATGGTGAAGTTAAATAAGGGTGATAATTTAGCTATTGATCTCAGTTCTGATAATTTCGATAGCATTGTCACACTACTGGGGCCAGATGGTACAACAGTAGCAGAAAACGATGATGGCCCTGATGGCAGCAGCAATTCTTTATTATTTACCCGTATTACCCAGGCTGGGATGTACATTGTCCGCGTTCGCTCCTTTGGCGAAACAGGTGTAGGAGCTTTCAAGTTGAAAGTTACACGATTGCAGCCAATCAAATAA
- a CDS encoding ComF family protein has translation MQVWNKALASFLNLFLQSHCPLCQRSAPQELCQNCTQKLQKFRLSTTSSLRQDSVPIFVWGAYGGMLKRAIAIMKYENQPQIARPLGKWLGEAWLLQHECDRKLKVVPIPLHPQKLQQRGYNQAALIAQSFCEITGLKLKQNGLERVKATDAQFGLSASEREKNLTAAFELGQDFYRRPDAPVLLVDDIYTTGATTRAAVQTLRQNGIAVSGLVAVATTVKDG, from the coding sequence ATGCAAGTCTGGAATAAAGCGCTCGCATCTTTTCTAAATTTATTTCTCCAATCTCATTGCCCTTTGTGTCAACGTTCCGCTCCACAGGAATTGTGTCAAAACTGCACTCAAAAGTTACAAAAATTTCGTCTTTCTACCACTAGCAGTTTAAGACAAGACTCTGTGCCTATATTTGTTTGGGGAGCCTATGGTGGTATGCTCAAACGAGCCATTGCTATCATGAAATACGAAAACCAGCCCCAAATTGCTCGTCCTCTGGGTAAATGGTTAGGAGAAGCATGGTTATTACAACACGAATGCGATCGTAAACTAAAAGTAGTTCCGATTCCACTCCATCCCCAAAAACTACAACAGCGTGGCTATAACCAAGCTGCACTGATAGCCCAGAGCTTCTGCGAAATAACTGGATTAAAATTGAAACAGAATGGTTTAGAAAGAGTCAAAGCAACGGACGCACAGTTTGGCTTATCTGCATCTGAACGAGAAAAAAACTTAACGGCAGCCTTTGAATTAGGGCAAGACTTTTACCGTCGTCCAGATGCTCCAGTTTTATTAGTAGATGATATTTATACTACAGGTGCAACTACCAGAGCCGCTGTGCAAACACTTCGTCAAAATGGAATAGCAGTTTCTGGTTTAGTAGCAGTTGCCACCACTGTTAAAGACGGATAA
- a CDS encoding GNAT family N-acetyltransferase, whose amino-acid sequence MTYHYYRDFLIRDWQQRDRIPAAEVIRSVLLEYGLGWEPNGADQDVLQVEAYYLATRGEFWIIEHQNQIVGTGAYYPIKRGEKAVEIRKMYLSPSVRGLGLGKYLLQQLEEAIVSRGFLSIWIETASVLAQAVKLYESNGYIPTTGVETTRCDRVYVKSLMANSN is encoded by the coding sequence ATGACTTATCACTATTACCGAGATTTTTTAATTCGTGACTGGCAACAGCGCGATCGCATTCCCGCAGCAGAAGTAATTCGATCAGTATTATTGGAATATGGTTTGGGTTGGGAGCCAAACGGTGCAGATCAAGATGTACTGCAAGTAGAAGCATATTACTTAGCAACAAGGGGAGAGTTTTGGATAATTGAACACCAAAATCAAATAGTTGGTACGGGCGCATACTACCCCATCAAACGTGGTGAAAAAGCCGTCGAGATACGCAAAATGTATCTTTCGCCCAGTGTTAGAGGTTTGGGACTAGGAAAATATTTGTTACAACAGTTAGAAGAAGCGATCGTCTCCCGTGGTTTTCTCTCAATCTGGATAGAAACTGCCAGCGTTTTAGCCCAAGCAGTTAAGTTGTATGAAAGCAACGGATATATACCGACAACAGGTGTAGAAACAACTCGATGCGATCGCGTCTACGTCAAATCCCTCATGGCTAATTCCAATTAG